A window of the Burkholderia sp. 9120 genome harbors these coding sequences:
- a CDS encoding YdcF family protein, which produces MILFTLLALFFAAIVLWKRARRPLAVGAIAVFWLLAAGWLTAPLLDLAQPREQTAMPVRFGPRTAIILLGGGTRYDHDHVLVPPRDVLARIAVSAQNYAACKRSAAICQVIVSGGNPQRHSAAEADTYLPYLLRDQVPRADIVLENTSRTTYENARNVSAILNRAPYDTLILVTSAYHMPRALLDFRRFGLEPQPMISNTRHAQLGVLPRYDNLVSAETALHELIGIAQFYVYRAIGWF; this is translated from the coding sequence TTGATTCTATTCACTTTATTAGCGCTTTTTTTTGCAGCAATCGTGCTATGGAAACGCGCCCGCCGCCCCCTTGCCGTCGGCGCAATTGCCGTGTTCTGGTTGCTCGCCGCGGGCTGGCTCACCGCGCCATTGCTGGACCTCGCGCAGCCGCGCGAACAGACCGCGATGCCTGTCAGATTCGGACCGCGCACCGCGATCATTCTGCTCGGCGGCGGCACCCGCTACGACCACGACCATGTGCTCGTGCCGCCGCGCGACGTCCTGGCGCGCATTGCCGTGAGCGCGCAGAACTACGCCGCCTGCAAGCGGAGCGCGGCCATCTGCCAGGTGATCGTCAGCGGCGGCAATCCGCAGCGGCATAGCGCGGCGGAAGCCGATACCTATCTGCCCTATCTGCTGCGCGACCAGGTGCCGCGCGCGGATATCGTGCTGGAAAACACCAGCCGCACCACCTACGAAAACGCCCGCAACGTATCGGCTATTCTCAACCGAGCGCCCTACGACACCTTGATACTCGTCACGTCCGCGTATCACATGCCGCGCGCGCTGCTCGACTTCCGGCGCTTCGGCCTCGAGCCGCAACCGATGATCTCGAACACTCGTCACGCACAGCTCGGTGTACTCCCGCGTTATGACAATCTGGTGAGCGCGGAAACTGCATTGCACGAGTTGATCGGCATCGCGCAGTTTTATGTGTATCGCGCGATTGGCTGGTTTTGA